tgacaataaaggcttTCTAATTCTAATCGAAGATTATAAAAAGAGCACATGACAATTTTTTGCTAAAAATCCATCTTAAAACAGGTTATgtaacagctgcctgctgctggacACACTGTTGGTGAGAGTCCAGCGATAATTATCTGTGGGTCACTTTATACACAGTCAACTGATACGTTAGGAAGATTAAAACATGGTTTAGAGCTGCTGTCAGTCCGACACATACCTGTGTCTCGTCCCTGGTCCTTTGCACATGCAGCTCCACTGTTCTGTAGAGGTTCTCCAGCTGCAGGTTCTGCTGCCCCCCCCTTGTAACAGGAAGTCTGAGCTGCAGGATCAAACAGTTCCCACagccagacacagacacaccaggAGGTCCCAACACAGCTGCAGGGAGAAATCAACTGACATTCACTCAACTGGGAGGAGAGcaatcacaaaacaaataactatagtttaaaaacaatgaaacaaagatgGCTGCCAGTGTAGTGATGGTGAAGGAGATATTTCACTCCATTTCTCTGAGAAATGTGTGTAActtttaaactgtgtgtgtgtgtgtgaatgtgtcggttgtctcactgtctgacagAGGCTGGAACCATCCTGACACAGTCCAGTTGGATGCCTGGGTGGCTGTGAAGGCCTGGACCCGGGCTCGGTACTGAGTGTATGGGTCCTTGAATGCTGTGGTTAGATTACACATCTGTGCAGCCTTCAGCTCCAAACAACCCACCACTGGTCTCCATGAGGACTTCCTCCAAAgtaaaagacaagacaaaaaaagtagAACAAAGACAAAGTAGAACATGTGTGTCTGAGTGGAGGTGTGAAGTTGTAGAAATATCAAAGTATTTCAGTGACTGTACAGTTTATTATTCTCCAACACTGGATTATCATACAggaaatgtatgtatgtgtgacaTGAACATCTGGCAACATCTGTCTCACTgagaccccccacccccacgcTTGTGTCcgctggaaacacttccattgtgcTGTAGGACTGaatttgtgtctttgcatgtgttttcttaagatgcagtgcattgagctctcacAGCCACCGTACATTTCCTCTGGGTCCATCATCAGAGCTTGTGTCTACGGTAAAACTAATGACCtccccatcatcctcagctgtactgTGAGTTCAGTGCTAATTACTAAATGTCATTATTAaggtattattatattattacttgGTAAAACACTAATAAAAGATCACAAAGCCTGATTACATTATGGATGGAGGAACCTAAtgataaataagaaaatgtaaaatcatcatcaacaaaATCAAGATGGAGTAAAgagttttataaaaataaatatatttgactGAACTTGTCCTTGaagactttttatttatttatttatatatttatattttattttgctgtttgttaTTTGTCAGTATTATGACTAAGTCTTTGTTCCTATTGTGTGATCAGTAAAGAGATCAGTTATTTGAAAACACCAGTAATACTAAACACCTTATTAGAGCCCAACTCATGATCATGCTGGGCTGATACtgagaaagtattcagactccTTCATTATGTTGTACATTTCATTGCAAATTCCTCATCATTCTACACTTTTTATTACGAGAATCCATGTACCCATCATGTCAAACTATATAAGTCTAAATGTCCCAAGCATATGTCCTTCCTCTTTATCTGACCTTAATGTTGCCAGTCGAGAGAATACCTCTGGCGGATGATTTGGACACTGAAGTGGGTGTTGGAGGGCGTCCGAGCACCTGGGAGGAAGCTGAGTGTATGCTCCATGTTGAAGGAAGAGATGGAGACGTTGGAAGGTGCTGGGAGTGAGACAGCAACATctgcagagggtgagagagtaagaacataaacacacatctgtatACATATCAACATCCATATACACACATCTATATACACGTCATCCATATACATACATCTACATATTGTACATATGTCATCCATATACACACATCTTTATACATTTGTCATCCATATACACACATCTACATACATGTCATTTATATACACATATCTATATACACATCAACATCCATTTACACACATCTATATACACATCAACATCTATATAAACGTCATTCGTATACACATCTACATACACATCATTCGTATTCACAGATCTATAAACACGTCATCTATACACACATCTACATACACTCATcatctatatactgtacacacatcTATATACACTTTAACATTCATATACGCACATCTACATACATGTCATCTATAAACACACATCCATATACACATGAACATTATACACACATCTATATACGCATGTCACCCATATACACACGTCTATCTACACATCAACATccatacacacatgtactgtatatacacgtCATCCGTATACACACGTCTACACACACCTTGTCACAGTAAAATCTATAAATCCAAGtttaaa
This genomic interval from Seriola aureovittata isolate HTS-2021-v1 ecotype China chromosome 11, ASM2101889v1, whole genome shotgun sequence contains the following:
- the LOC130177149 gene encoding interferon alpha/beta receptor 2-like isoform X1; the protein is MELWMLLLLHLQLANAPWIEGGRKCCCLTPSTFQRLHLFLQHGAYTQLPPRCSDALQHPLQCPNHPPESSWRPVVGCLELKAAQMCNLTTAFKDPYTQYRARVQAFTATQASNWTVSGWFQPLSDTVLGPPGVSVSGCGNCLILQLRLPVTRGGQQNLQLENLYRTVELHVQRTRDETQFRLSLPYKEETVITYLQPGVEYCVTITVTTYFSSNSVSSRPYCAFTSPPPPTTSAYLVFGLLGASCMLVLFFIGLMVHGGWLSSSRTLLQNEDSTNWLLTAHSPTPPLRSCSAGGEDDCED
- the LOC130177149 gene encoding interferon alpha/beta receptor 2-like isoform X2; translated protein: MELWMLLLLHLQLANAPWIEDVAVSLPAPSNVSISSFNMEHTLSFLPGARTPSNTHFSVQIIRQRKSSWRPVVGCLELKAAQMCNLTTAFKDPYTQYRARVQAFTATQASNWTVSGWFQPLSDTVLGPPGVSVSGCGNCLILQLRLPVTRGGQQNLQLENLYRTVELHVQRTRDETQFRLSLPYKEETVITYLQPGVEYCVTITVTTYFSSNSVSSRPYCAFTSPPPPTTSAYLVFGLLGASCMLVLFFIGLMVHGGWLSSSRTLLQNEDSTNWLLTAHSPTPPLRSCSAGGEDDCED